Part of the Cololabis saira isolate AMF1-May2022 chromosome 15, fColSai1.1, whole genome shotgun sequence genome, AGACTAGAAGACCGTCTCCAAGCAGCTGgatgttaccatggcaacagttAGACCAGTTGAGGCTTCTCAGGACTGAGACAACCTCCCCGGACGTGGACACAAGAGGACACCTGAGGACAAACTGAAGAGACAGATGATACGAACGGAAATCAAAGAGTCCAGAACAAGGGTCGgccacccaaaatgttgaaagagccatattggaccaaaaatacaaaaaacaaatatgtctggagccgcaaaaaatgaaaagtcttgtattaaccttagaatgaaggcaacacatgctgcatgtttctatattagttataactatgggaagatttttttttcattatgcacttctagAAAAATTTGAAACGTCGAgagaaaattcgaaatgtcgagaaaaaagtcgaaatgtcgagattaatgttgaagtacaatctcgagaaaaaagtcgaaatgttgagaaaaaataagaaatgttgagaagaggtcgaaatgtcgagaaacaagtcgaaatgtcgagattaatgttgaagtacaatctcaagaaaaaagtcgaaatgttgagaaaaaagtcaatgtcgagaaaaaagacgagatgttgagaaaaaagtcgaaatgtcgagaaaaaagtcgaaatgtcgagattaaaaaggaaaggaagaaaaaagaaaaaagggaaaaaaagaagaaaaaagaaaaaaaagaagaaaaaaagggaaataaagaaaaaaaggaaaaaaaagaaaaaaccagaCTGGAATTTGTCTAAAACCATTTTGTCGAACCACAAAGATTCTGGGAGAACTTCCTCTGGACAGACGAGACACACCTGGATCTTTTGGACCAGTCCCATCATCTCTATGTTCACAGACACAAATGAGTCCTTCAGGGAAAAGAAAACTGGATCTgctgtgaaacatggaggaggctcggttctgttctggagctgctttgctgcgTCTGGTACCGGGGATCTTGAATCTGTGGCGGTACGATGAACTCTGAAGACCATCAGGACATTCTGGACAAAAACATGCTGTCCAGTATCAGAAAGCTCGGTCGCAGGTCGCAGGTCATGGGTCCTCCAACAGGATAATTacccaaaacacacaactaTAACCAGCCAAGAACCACTCAGAACCAAACACTGGACTATTATGAAGCGTTCTTCCATGAGTCCTGATTATTTTGGTTGTGGGTTTGTAtttcttatggcgcttttccactagcacctactcagcccggctcgactcggtttggttcttttccactaggggtctaatgtgccgagtagatactttttctttaactactctgccgaggttctaagcggctgagtctggctgtatctgacgtcatcacactacaggccactgattggtcggggggttggagtcagacgtctgagtcaggatgtgacatcagagaaagagagactctgacggcttcttgttcattttattcaaccagcaatggcagcgcagaCGTCTGTTCTGATCCAACTccgaggtgcagatgttcataaacctggtggctgaggagaaaattaaaaagggatctagacgggcgataaggaacgaccagatccaccaggcgcTCTGTCACTTCAAAGCTGCTCATCACGGCTACCAACGGAAAATTAagaagcgtcgccgcttgaagcttctctcacaagccacagacccagcagcacatatatcatctcctccaggttctacatctttagtgttgttatcttcttcctttagatcacacgatcaaatacgtcacagcagcttcgctccaaccagGGTCGGCGTCATGGGGGGGTCATCCGCGGGCCATGACCACCCAAATgagttattgtgcccccctccactcgcccacaagcaggccaagcctttgtgccaaactttgtattttattgattacttatcttattgaacgtgaaatcatccttcgtaaattacatttaattaaaacccgtgcttattaatcacaaaacacaggttaaacatcatgaccaaatccgctccgacctggtgtgtcagtatcagcgcagacagactgcagcttcgcctgaattatggttccgcgttaaatcgatggcgtagccgacggcgtagggtcgcggtgcggtgtgcgtcgccgcgtaccctacgccgttggtctgcgttggtgtgacgcagaaccataaatcacccaccgggagcaagggctcgctgggttgatgttgatccgcggaccaaacttgttaaggagcatcaaactcactcttatctacgcggaaataacgctaaaatataaagaaggcttcccaaagtgtgatctatggtgaaataggaaaattaagatgtgcaactcttctaaaggtgagacatgcatttaattgacttcatggcgccagccttggcgtttattattacgcaaatgtggaatgttttggtctgtctaatttcgtcaaattaaatttggagattcaccattcacatttttatgtgtatgcgttgtatgagagagagatggagagggcgagggagggagggagagacgtggcctgtacgtcgttgttttttgtttttttgcagtttgggtgcacaatacacttgtgtgtgtgtgtgtgtattaaaaagagattttgcagtatgttgtgtaattgaaactggtttgctgtgatcgttgatggcaaactcatattaagcatttacatcaTATTGCGTTCTTGAACGGCAGTTTGTGCCCCACcgctggttattatgtgccccccaattagatctgttctgccgccgactctggctccaacctcctacttctgctccaggtcctggattgtagtggaaaagaaaccaggccaagtagagccgagtaggtgctggtggaaaagttcCATTAGATGGGAGTCTGTCCGGGTGCAGTTCCAGCGTCCTGCCAGCAGGTGGCGGTGGCGCTTCTGTCAACAATAAACCCCGAAGAAGAACCTTTTTACGGCAGCGTGTGGAGCCGTAAATCTGCAGCTGGAAGAAGGTTAAagtgagaaaaacaacaaacaaggtAAACAAGCTTTTAATTCACAACTTTTTTGATAAGAcattcattcataagacatttttGAATAAATCACATCTCTTTAAAAGCAAAGCTGCAGGTTTGACTGCACTGTAGTTAGAAGCAAACAGACTGACATTGACGGAGAAACTGACAAAATGTCCTTTAATTAAACAGCTGTTTTAATACAACGTTTATCATCTCAGTTAAAACGTGATTATCTTCctgttcaaatgtttttttggagACGTAAACAATGATTTCAAACAGACGGCCGTTAGCTGCGCGGCTAACTGTTAGCATCCTCAGGTGACGTAAAGTCTTACCTTTTAATTCGCCTTAAAGGCGTTTAAAATGACTAAAAACGCGTATAAAGTGGCATTAaacaactttaaaaataaaaaataacgcATTGGACGATTGCACAGTGTAGTGATGGATGAATTCCCGGTTTTAGAGGGTTTTATGATGGAATCTGCAGTATTTAGTGTTGTAGGATCATCATCACAAGTCATAAATATGTTTATCTTAGTATTTTGAACCGGTCTTTgtgcaaaaatgtaaataggaaagaaaaacaaacttaaataGTGTAATTCCCTCTACACTTCATAAAGTCTCCTGCCTGTAATCaaacttgtagtcaagaccatcacaggtgtcaaactgaatcccagaagggccggtgttctgcatgttttctctgctttaacacacctgattctaattaatcatcgtcaccagcttgtcatcaaagtctggatagttctgttgatgacacagctccttgtatcacggtgtgctaaaaaagggacacatctaaaacaagcAGGACACCGGTgtggtgccaaaaagtgattgcctgccagaatctgatttctcccctgaaaatgggtctttttacctgccaaaaattgattgaaggtcaaatacagttaatgaaaggttgtttctacctaaatatgatttgatctcattcttgagtttcataatataaacactagagctcacaggattgcttttaactcttttaaaggaccattacaacacaaaataagcATTTTcccctgccaaaaattgattgaaggccaaatacagttaatgaaaagttgtttctgcctaaatatgacttgatctcattcttgagcttcataatctgaaaatctgacgttttagcgctatcgctcaacgggctgctgtgcgcgctcccgtggccagaaatcagaagaaatcagattctggcaggcaatcactttttggcacaacaccagCCCTCGAGGAATGGGGtccgacacccctgatctaaaccaATGGACGGACAGACTCTCAAAATGTTGTTTTAGGGATTACGAACAACAGCTCAAGTCTGcggtttttactaaaataatcAGGTTGTAAGTGAGACTCACCATGAATTTTGGATGAATCGGAGAAACAGGGCCGGAAATGTAATTAAAGAAAGCTGGATTTAGTTAGTTTATAATGACAGATTAAAGTCAGATGTATCAACActcatgttttgattttttttttaatacttcttGAAAGGAGTTAGATACTTTTATTTAGAGGGAAATCcacttctgtttttattttccacttTCCACTGAGCTCAAACCATAAATCACCCTAAACATGACGTATTAttggtgcatgtaaacgtactgactgatgGATAAGAGACTGAGTACAGACAACTGGTGGACTTTTTTGTGGCACGGTGCGGGAACAGTCATCTCATCTTGAATGTGAACAAGGCCAAGGTGGTGATTATGGATTTTAGGAGAGCCAGGATCAAGACAAATAGTTTTTCCATCATGGGTTAAGAAGAAattgaggtggaggaggacggagtATAAATACCTGTTCACCTGGACAACAGACTGGACTGAAGATGCAACAGTGCTTAGCTCAGTGTTGACACCAATATGTTCCATATCTTTATAAGTGCGATGTGGAGAGTGCTGTCTGATCCGTTAGGGACAGTGCATCAGAGCCAGTGACACTAAACTGATTGGTTTGCTGTAGAAACCTATCgtttgttgatgtaaaaatacattttctgaGATGTCAAACTTCTTCTTTTGTGGCCGTAACTGTTTCCTCTCCGTCTTCCACCAGCATCATGCCGTTTGTGGACCTGCAGTCGCGGCTCGGTATCAACCTAGACCGCTGGATGGTGCTGCAGAGCGGGCCGCAGCCCCACAAACGGGCGGCGCGCTGCCACGCCTTCGAGAAGGAGTGGGTGGAGTGTGCTGACGGCATCGGTCAGATCCGAGCCAAGAAGGAGTGCAAGCTGGAGTTTGAGGACTTTTACGAGTGCATGCACAGGGAGAAGACGGTGAGTTTTTTTGATTTGTCACAGTTACAAGTAACTCTGCAGACTTCCTGCAGCCGGCCGTGTTGGTCACAGTTTCTGGGTTAAACTTGTGGAGTTGTTCAAGAAGAACTGAACCATCATGAAAACCATCAAGCTCTCTGCTTCAAGGATTGAAGgagtttttattgtcattccaaCACATTAGATATGACAAAGAACGAAATTTGTTTCCCTGGTCTTAGAGCAagtatatacagtaaataaaatatataaactaaaaaaattatagatagaaaaatatttaaacagTAAAAACTGCAGGTTTTTGCCTGTTATGTCATAAATATGTCATCATGTCATAAATATCCAAGTACTGATCCATTTGTATGGAAGCACCGGTCATGAATTTGCCTGCCTTTTATGTCTATCAACTGCAATTGGTCATCAGTaattaatagtaataatagatttatttataGGCACCTTTTCAGCACTCACGTTTCAATGTGAAAACAATGAATCTATAATACCATAAAATGCTGTACCATACtatttatataaaaaacaaagcaaaaaaaaacataatatacAATATATGAAAGCAAGTTAAAATTTGGGGGGGGTGACACCCTGACCTGTTAGGATGGGGGAACAGAGTAACTGTGAATAACaggtgaaatttttttttttttttaattaaggatgtttgttttttttaagatttttttgtggctctagtggcctttactCCTTTATTATTGTTGTAGATAGGAAGAGAGTAGaaagagaatggggatgacatgcagcaaaaggTGACAGGCCGGAACTCGAACTtgcaaccgctgcaggaggactgtagcctcagtacatgggccGCCTGCTTAAACCACTGTGCCACCCAGCGGCTCAATAACAAGATAAAATCTGTCAGTTTTGGACGGTGTTGGTTTTGTACCAATAAGGAGAATCTTGATTTGTGCCATGTGGTCggtgagggaggggggggtggatTTACTGTcaggtagagctgggtgtcatctgcAGAACAGTGgagttggtgttgtttttgcgGAAGATATCACCAAGGGGACGGAGGTAGGTCGTAAAGAGGAGGGGGGTGGttgtctagtggctacagaggtgggcttgggtctggaggacccaggttcaagtcccggaatggcaaccaagatgaaccaccttgggcccctgagcaaggccttaaccctaattgctccatggtgtgtgtgtctcagatgtaagccGCTTtgaataaaagcgtctgctaaatgacagtagtaagaggggccccaggacagagccctggGGCACACCTGAAGTAACGGGGGACAGCTGGGTTGTGaaagatttaaaggagctgtatgtaagagaaATAATacaacgaatcataaaatgaccccgatatgtcaacagacatttaaaaatcatgttcatttcaaatacttatgtcactgacaacagcactcaagccaggatattccagtttaaaaagaggagttgcagccctcaactgatgtttatgttgtcatttttagttttggcctgaagctccaccctccacctatctcccaatcaccaagtcagtattgtttctgaagctccaccctccacctatctcccaatcaccaagtcagtattgtttctgaagctccaccctccacctatctcccaatcaccaagtcagtattgtttctgaagctccaccctccacctatctcccaatcaccaagtcagtattgtttctgaagctccaccctccacctatctcccaatcaccaagtcagtattgtttctgaagctccaccctccacctatctcccaatcaccaagtcagtattgttccggttgccagctcggctctaattatcgcagccatggcagcctacgttcctgctgcattctgcagcctacctggcaacctctggtcggggggaggagggggaggatacacgccgctcaacaatattttgaaagtgactgcagtaccagttttggccatttcttacagacggctccttttaaGATGTAGCCCGAGAGATGAGATTTAAACCAGTCTTGTGGAGTGTGAATGACACcaactcaaactttatttatacagcacttttcatacagtaTTAGTGCAAAGTGCTtcataaaataacagaaaaactcacacactcgTGGTTAAAAACAGCACACATatacccccctcccctccctcccccacatacacattaaaacataatcatGACGGTTAAAGCAGAAAGGCAGGTCATTGAAGTTGATAGCAGTTGATAGCAGTAGGGAGCAGTAAGTTAATGGTCCTGATGTTGCAGTTAGAGATGAGCTGAGGGGGCTGAGTGGTGGATTGATATTAAACCAGAGGAGGAAGTGATCAGACTGGAACAGACACTGGTGAGACTTAACTTTTACTTTCGGCAAACTACCACGAGACCTCCTCCCCGGCCGGAGCCACggggctgatggatgaaaacaaacTTGACTTGTACAGACTTATAGCAAGATACCAGCAACAGGACATAT contains:
- the ndufs5 gene encoding NADH dehydrogenase [ubiquinone] iron-sulfur protein 5 produces the protein MPFVDLQSRLGINLDRWMVLQSGPQPHKRAARCHAFEKEWVECADGIGQIRAKKECKLEFEDFYECMHREKTHKRLYAIRQQRDKMIKEGTYTPPAAHTGKGEQTP